One stretch of Flavobacterium sp. 9 DNA includes these proteins:
- a CDS encoding RagB/SusD family nutrient uptake outer membrane protein, whose amino-acid sequence MKSNYIKQVLLLIVIVFLGACSEDFSEKKPTEFVDYDGATRTTENLMTLLNGIHRSLYITYEDQSQGGLGGLMQQTDIAGDDVVFPITNGWFLQVYNWSALSNENSQDIRFPYRTYYRIIRNANTIINATDTAIGSGKDKNIVKGQALLYRAFCHFQLVQLYGKRYVNGETNSQLGVPIILTVGNGNFPRSTVEEVYAQINKDLDEANILLVGYVKLNNSHLNLKVAQGLKARVALTQGDWQIAADYANKARSGMSLMSIADYGTGFNDYNNKEWMWGSHINEVQTQYFGNFGAYMSRNFNSTVIRSCPKAINSKLYAMIPSTDVRSTIFSVDGQHPNLSLASNFAKFPYTSQKFLSISTGDSRCDVPYMRAAEMYLIEAEAKARLGQADAATILFDFEKARNPEYVLSTNTGQALVDEILLQRRIELWGEGFRFFDLKRTNSSLDRTDSNHDSGITNGVLIVPSGDKRWQWLIPKVEINANPLVEQNEL is encoded by the coding sequence ATGAAATCAAATTATATAAAACAAGTATTACTTCTAATAGTAATTGTATTTCTGGGAGCTTGTTCAGAGGATTTTTCAGAAAAAAAGCCAACTGAGTTTGTAGATTACGATGGTGCAACAAGAACGACGGAAAATTTAATGACTCTTTTAAATGGTATTCATAGGTCTTTGTATATTACTTATGAAGATCAAAGTCAAGGAGGTCTTGGAGGTTTAATGCAGCAGACGGATATTGCTGGTGATGATGTGGTTTTTCCAATTACTAACGGTTGGTTCTTGCAAGTTTATAATTGGAGTGCATTAAGCAATGAAAATTCTCAGGATATTCGTTTTCCTTATCGAACTTATTACAGAATAATAAGAAATGCGAATACTATAATAAATGCAACAGATACTGCTATTGGATCTGGTAAGGATAAAAATATTGTAAAAGGACAAGCTTTATTATATCGCGCATTTTGCCATTTTCAATTGGTGCAATTGTATGGTAAAAGATATGTAAACGGCGAAACAAATTCGCAATTAGGGGTTCCGATTATTTTAACTGTTGGGAACGGTAATTTTCCACGTTCTACTGTTGAAGAAGTATATGCCCAAATTAATAAAGATTTAGATGAAGCTAATATTTTATTAGTAGGATATGTAAAATTAAATAACTCTCATTTAAACTTAAAAGTTGCTCAGGGATTAAAAGCACGTGTAGCTTTAACTCAGGGAGATTGGCAAATTGCTGCAGATTATGCTAATAAAGCAAGATCAGGAATGAGTTTAATGTCTATTGCAGATTATGGAACAGGTTTTAATGATTATAATAATAAAGAATGGATGTGGGGAAGTCATATTAACGAAGTGCAAACACAATATTTTGGGAATTTTGGAGCTTATATGTCCAGAAATTTTAATTCAACTGTCATACGTTCTTGCCCTAAAGCGATTAATAGTAAGTTGTATGCTATGATTCCGTCCACAGATGTACGCTCTACTATTTTTAGTGTAGACGGCCAACATCCTAATCTTTCGTTAGCAAGTAATTTTGCCAAGTTCCCATATACAAGTCAAAAGTTTTTATCTATAAGTACCGGTGATAGTAGATGTGATGTTCCATATATGCGTGCAGCAGAAATGTATTTGATAGAAGCCGAAGCAAAGGCAAGATTAGGACAAGCTGATGCAGCAACAATCCTTTTTGATTTTGAGAAAGCAAGAAATCCGGAATATGTTTTATCTACGAATACAGGACAAGCTTTAGTTGATGAAATTTTATTGCAAAGAAGGATAGAATTATGGGGAGAAGGATTTAGATTTTTTGACTTAAAGAGAACAAATTCTTCTTTAGACAGAACAGATTCGAATCATGATTCAGGAATTACAAATGGAGTTCTGATTGTTCCTTCGGGAGATAAAAGATGGCAATGGTTGATTCCTAAAGTAGAAATAAATGCAAATCCGCTAGTGGAACAAAACGAACTATAA
- a CDS encoding NAD(P)H-dependent oxidoreductase has translation MKNLIIYAHPNSASLNHFFKQTVVESLEKKGEEVIVRDLNEINFNPVLSLEDMQGQRMGKVADEIKTEQDFITWADQVIFIYPIWWTGMPAIMKGFIDRVFSYGFAYRYDQGVQKGLLTGKKAIIINSHGKANAEYEAMGMDKALALTSDTGIFTYCGLEIQKHFYFDKADRASAESIEVWENQIKMTFKFTGEILN, from the coding sequence ATGAAAAATTTAATTATTTATGCGCATCCAAATTCAGCAAGTTTAAATCATTTCTTCAAACAAACTGTTGTTGAAAGTTTAGAAAAAAAAGGAGAAGAAGTTATCGTTCGTGATTTGAATGAAATCAATTTTAATCCGGTTTTATCTCTGGAAGATATGCAGGGACAAAGAATGGGAAAAGTCGCAGACGAGATAAAAACAGAACAGGATTTTATTACTTGGGCAGATCAGGTTATTTTTATTTATCCGATTTGGTGGACGGGAATGCCGGCGATTATGAAAGGTTTTATTGATCGTGTTTTTAGTTATGGATTTGCTTATCGATACGATCAGGGCGTTCAAAAAGGATTGTTAACAGGAAAGAAAGCAATCATCATCAATTCGCATGGAAAAGCGAATGCAGAATATGAAGCAATGGGAATGGATAAAGCACTGGCATTAACGTCTGATACCGGAATCTTTACTTACTGCGGATTGGAAATTCAAAAGCATTTTTATTTTGATAAAGCAGACAGAGCTTCTGCAGAAAGTATTGAAGTTTGGGAAAACCAGATTAAAATGACTTTTAAATTCACAGGCGAAATTTTGAATTGA
- a CDS encoding ribonuclease HII encodes MLAKNFSGFVLETGTDEAGRGCLAGPVTAAAIILPADFEHEILNDSKQLSEKTRASLKPILEEHAVSFAVTHLFPAEIDEINILNASMKGMQECILKLNQVPEYIIVDGNRSLNAKLGLKNTTGKQFSKAEIELLKSIPNQSIIKGDAKFLSIAAASVLAKTYRDEYMDQIHEEFPMYNWKKNKGYPTKEHREAIKKYGPTKYHRMSFRLLPDQLEFEF; translated from the coding sequence ATGCTTGCAAAAAATTTCTCTGGATTTGTTTTAGAAACTGGAACTGATGAAGCTGGTCGTGGTTGTTTGGCCGGACCGGTAACTGCTGCCGCAATAATTCTACCGGCAGATTTTGAGCATGAAATTTTAAATGACAGTAAGCAATTGTCCGAGAAAACAAGAGCATCTTTAAAACCAATTCTTGAAGAACACGCCGTTTCCTTTGCTGTAACACATTTATTTCCTGCCGAAATTGACGAAATAAACATTCTAAATGCTTCGATGAAAGGAATGCAGGAATGCATTTTAAAATTAAATCAGGTTCCTGAATATATTATTGTCGATGGAAATCGTTCTTTAAACGCAAAATTGGGTTTAAAGAATACGACAGGTAAACAATTTTCGAAAGCCGAAATAGAACTATTGAAATCTATTCCTAACCAAAGCATTATAAAAGGTGACGCCAAGTTTTTGAGTATTGCGGCTGCATCTGTTCTCGCAAAGACATATCGTGACGAATATATGGATCAAATCCACGAAGAATTCCCGATGTATAACTGGAAAAAAAACAAAGGTTATCCCACTAAAGAACATCGTGAAGCTATTAAAAAATATGGTCCAACAAAATACCACCGAATGAGTTTCAGGCTTTTGCCAGATCAATTAGAGTTTGAGTTTTAA
- a CDS encoding pyridoxal-phosphate dependent enzyme has protein sequence MDFSKNILETIGNTPLVKLNKIVAEIDALVLAKVETFNPGNSVKDRMAVKMIEDAEADGRLKPGGTIIEGTSGNTGMGLALVAIIKGYKLICVISDKQSKEKMDILRAVGAKVVVCPTDVEPTDPRSYYSVSKRLASETPNSWYVNQYDNMSNSLAHYEQTGPEIWKQTDGKITHFVVGVGTGGTISGVGRYLKEKNPNIKIWGIDTYGSVFKKYHETGIFDENEIYSYITEGIGEDILPKNVDFSLIDGFTKVTDKDAAVYTRKIALEEAIFVGNSAGACIKGLLQLKEHFKPDDVVVVLFHDSGSRYVGKMFNDDWMRERGFLEENVTKAEDVIKDHIDKQLIVVRTEELVSHAIERMRKYKISQIPVVDINGFVGSVDETDLFRSYVADKNVAEKPIKEVMGKPFPIVKLGTPIEEVSKLFTKENDAVLVDLENGNHHIITKYDIIGSIK, from the coding sequence ATGGACTTTTCAAAAAACATTTTAGAAACAATTGGTAATACGCCATTGGTTAAACTCAACAAGATTGTTGCTGAAATTGATGCCTTGGTATTGGCAAAAGTCGAAACTTTTAATCCGGGGAATTCTGTAAAAGACAGAATGGCCGTAAAAATGATTGAAGACGCAGAGGCAGATGGCAGATTAAAACCTGGAGGAACTATTATTGAGGGAACTTCTGGTAATACAGGAATGGGATTAGCACTTGTGGCAATCATAAAAGGATACAAGCTGATTTGTGTAATATCAGATAAGCAGTCTAAAGAAAAAATGGATATTTTACGTGCCGTTGGTGCAAAAGTAGTGGTTTGTCCTACTGATGTTGAACCAACAGATCCACGTTCTTATTATTCGGTTTCTAAACGTTTAGCTTCAGAAACGCCTAATTCATGGTATGTGAATCAATACGATAACATGTCTAATTCATTGGCACATTACGAGCAAACTGGACCAGAAATCTGGAAACAAACAGATGGTAAAATCACACATTTTGTGGTTGGAGTAGGAACCGGAGGAACAATTTCAGGAGTTGGAAGATACTTGAAAGAGAAAAATCCAAATATTAAAATTTGGGGAATTGATACTTATGGATCTGTTTTTAAAAAATACCACGAAACTGGAATTTTTGATGAAAATGAGATTTACTCTTATATAACCGAAGGGATTGGAGAAGACATTTTACCTAAAAATGTTGACTTTTCATTAATCGATGGTTTTACAAAAGTAACCGATAAAGATGCTGCGGTTTATACAAGAAAAATTGCTCTTGAAGAAGCTATTTTTGTTGGAAATTCAGCTGGAGCTTGTATTAAAGGTTTGTTACAATTAAAAGAACATTTTAAACCTGATGATGTTGTTGTGGTTCTTTTTCACGATTCAGGAAGTCGTTATGTTGGTAAAATGTTTAATGACGATTGGATGCGTGAGCGTGGTTTCTTAGAAGAAAACGTAACAAAAGCCGAAGATGTAATTAAAGATCATATCGATAAACAATTGATCGTTGTTCGTACAGAAGAGTTAGTTTCGCACGCAATTGAGCGTATGCGTAAGTATAAAATTTCTCAAATTCCGGTTGTAGATATTAACGGATTTGTTGGTTCTGTAGACGAAACAGATTTGTTTAGAAGTTATGTTGCTGATAAAAACGTAGCTGAAAAACCAATTAAAGAAGTAATGGGAAAACCTTTTCCTATTGTGAAATTAGGAACACCAATAGAAGAAGTTTCTAAATTATTTACAAAAGAAAATGATGCTGTTTTAGTAGATCTTGAAAATGGAAATCATCATATTATTACAAAATATGATATCATTGGATCGATAAAATAA
- a CDS encoding nuclear transport factor 2 family protein gives MRKIYFLCFLFMLNSLFAQKKDKLNPIAVYEKVWQERNSDARLKLIKTIWLDDSTFEDPSASIKGSVALNNVINEFYKKYPDAVLTSDKKVVKDNYVSWGWKILDSKNKLIMGGRDFARLNGKGQVSKIISFWDSEVTLTEAEILKNLETDNFKVVAQYFEGLFKTRNLTAISALVEEGAVYSQAEGLPYGGTYTGFTEWTKMYAKSSEFFDLEIEKEPVYFSDATKNEVIIYFTIKCKAKKSGKFLSMPISEHFDLKNGKITAIRPFYFDTKQFAEFLKSKK, from the coding sequence ATGAGAAAAATCTACTTTCTATGCTTCCTTTTTATGCTTAATAGTCTTTTTGCTCAAAAGAAAGATAAATTAAATCCAATTGCAGTTTATGAAAAAGTATGGCAGGAGCGCAATAGCGATGCCCGATTAAAATTAATAAAAACAATTTGGCTGGACGACAGTACTTTTGAGGATCCATCGGCATCTATCAAAGGTTCGGTTGCACTAAATAATGTTATAAATGAGTTTTACAAAAAATATCCGGATGCAGTATTAACTTCAGATAAAAAAGTTGTAAAAGACAATTATGTAAGTTGGGGCTGGAAGATTCTGGACTCAAAAAACAAACTTATAATGGGCGGTCGTGATTTTGCGAGATTAAACGGGAAAGGCCAAGTGAGTAAAATTATAAGTTTTTGGGATTCAGAAGTTACATTGACTGAGGCGGAAATTTTAAAAAATCTGGAAACAGATAATTTTAAAGTTGTAGCACAATATTTTGAAGGTCTTTTTAAAACCAGAAATCTAACTGCAATTTCTGCTTTAGTCGAAGAAGGTGCAGTTTACAGTCAAGCCGAAGGATTGCCTTATGGCGGAACTTATACAGGTTTTACTGAATGGACTAAAATGTATGCAAAATCAAGTGAGTTTTTTGATTTGGAAATAGAAAAAGAACCCGTTTATTTTAGTGATGCTACTAAAAATGAAGTAATTATTTATTTCACCATAAAATGCAAAGCAAAGAAATCCGGTAAATTCCTTTCAATGCCAATTTCGGAACATTTCGATTTAAAAAACGGAAAAATTACGGCAATCAGACCGTTTTATTTTGACACAAAACAATTTGCTGAATTCTTAAAAAGTAAAAAATAA
- a CDS encoding 3'-5' exonuclease, which translates to MNFTAIDFETATGHHPCSVGIVTVQNGIIVDEFVTLIKPPNNEYNPYTIRVHGIYPRDTVNAKSFLQVYPEIEKRLKSRVVVAHNESFDRNVLAKSMAFYGLNYEDLNIAPKWECTVKIYKAKGLKPTKLSDCCREMKIQLSHHEALSDARACAKLYMLR; encoded by the coding sequence ATGAACTTTACCGCGATAGATTTTGAAACAGCGACAGGACATCATCCATGCTCTGTTGGAATTGTTACCGTACAAAACGGAATAATTGTAGACGAGTTTGTTACTTTGATTAAACCGCCTAATAACGAGTATAATCCCTATACAATTCGGGTTCATGGTATTTATCCAAGAGATACTGTGAATGCTAAATCATTTTTGCAAGTTTATCCAGAAATCGAAAAAAGATTAAAAAGTAGAGTAGTAGTAGCACATAACGAAAGTTTTGATCGTAATGTTCTGGCTAAATCAATGGCATTTTATGGTTTGAATTACGAAGATTTGAATATTGCTCCTAAATGGGAATGCACTGTCAAGATCTATAAAGCAAAAGGCTTAAAACCAACTAAATTAAGTGATTGTTGCAGGGAAATGAAGATTCAGTTAAGTCATCACGAAGCATTGTCTGATGCGAGAGCATGCGCTAAATTATATATGTTGAGATAA
- a CDS encoding SusC/RagA family TonB-linked outer membrane protein — protein MRLKFTCLLTFLALIMMQFSFAQERMISGIVSDNSGPIPGANVTVKGTKSSAQTDLDGKYAVKAKTGDILVFSYMGMQDAVVTIGASSTVNTKLKEDGKELDEVVVVAYGKAKKSSYTGSATQIKSEQLENRPLTNALSVLEGSTSGVQVQSSAGQPGSAPEVRIRGFSSVNGSNTPLYVVDGVPFAGDISNINSNDIESLTVLKDASSTSLYGSKAANGVIIITTKTGKSNKDKFSLNVSTGMTSRSIKDYKRVDAYQYYPLEWEAIRNSRPMATQAQIDAANIYASGRVGTVLVTNPFNVPIGSVVGTDGKLNPNAQLLYPQDLDWEKQLERAGVRQNVDFSYQGKSEKSNYFASLGHLNEEGYIRNTGFERTTGRLNLNTSLNNWFKTGVNISGTLTNSKLGTDGVANTNSFNNPFRTIRYMGPIYPVFDHTENGDYVLDDNGERVYSTLRGSGASNGRNIVYETLNNTDVKKGLALSGRTFFEISFLKDFKFTTNASIDKTYSNRTYSYNTLIGDGSPTGLMSKEDRIFTGVTYNQLLNYSKKIGNHSVTALLGHESFDYERNWTAGVKTGQVAPDNIEFINYATVTTLESITRNYSTESYFSRVGYDYMDKYIFSASLRRDSSSKFAKDNQWGNFWSFSGAWIVSKENFLSDVSWVNDLKLRASMGQVGNDSHIASDRDEDGTITNGLNYYIGQSTYKLGNDNGGEGGVIIYGSAATDLKWEVNTQKDVAVEFGLFKNRLKGSIEYYNRNTDGLIFDVPNALSSGLDYRVENIGSMVNKGFEITLDGVILKTNDFSWSLNVNASTISNKITKLPQKEIIDGTKKLTVGSSIYDYWLRDWYGVDPADGYALYVADPNLIVAGDSTQRVVNGVNVTTDQNKALYHYAGSAIPDLFGSFGNTFKY, from the coding sequence ATGAGATTGAAATTTACATGTCTTTTAACATTCTTGGCCTTGATTATGATGCAATTTTCTTTTGCACAGGAAAGAATGATTTCTGGAATTGTTTCAGATAATAGTGGACCAATTCCAGGCGCGAACGTTACTGTAAAAGGCACAAAAAGTAGTGCTCAAACAGATTTAGATGGTAAATATGCCGTGAAAGCAAAAACGGGCGATATCTTAGTATTCTCTTATATGGGAATGCAGGATGCTGTTGTCACAATTGGCGCTTCATCTACAGTAAATACTAAGCTAAAAGAGGATGGAAAAGAATTGGATGAAGTTGTTGTTGTGGCTTATGGTAAAGCTAAAAAATCTTCATACACAGGTTCTGCTACTCAAATTAAATCTGAGCAACTTGAAAATAGACCTTTAACAAATGCGCTTTCAGTTTTAGAAGGAAGTACTTCAGGAGTTCAGGTTCAAAGTTCTGCAGGTCAGCCAGGATCAGCGCCAGAAGTAAGAATACGTGGATTTAGTTCTGTGAATGGTTCAAATACGCCATTATATGTTGTGGATGGAGTACCATTTGCAGGAGATATCAGTAATATAAATTCAAATGATATTGAGAGTTTGACAGTTTTAAAAGACGCTTCTTCGACATCACTTTATGGTTCAAAAGCGGCAAATGGCGTAATTATTATTACTACAAAAACAGGAAAATCGAACAAGGATAAATTTTCGTTGAATGTAAGTACGGGCATGACTTCAAGATCGATAAAAGATTATAAAAGGGTCGATGCGTATCAATACTATCCTTTAGAATGGGAAGCCATAAGAAATAGCCGACCTATGGCTACACAAGCACAAATTGATGCAGCTAATATTTATGCATCTGGCAGAGTGGGAACAGTATTGGTTACAAATCCGTTTAATGTTCCAATTGGTAGTGTTGTAGGTACTGACGGAAAATTAAATCCTAATGCACAATTATTGTATCCCCAAGATTTAGACTGGGAAAAACAATTAGAACGTGCCGGTGTTCGTCAGAATGTAGATTTTTCTTATCAGGGTAAATCAGAGAAATCTAATTATTTTGCTTCTTTAGGACATCTGAATGAAGAGGGATATATTCGAAATACTGGTTTTGAAAGAACAACAGGACGTTTGAATTTGAATACAAGTCTAAATAACTGGTTTAAAACCGGAGTAAACATTTCGGGGACTTTAACGAATTCTAAATTAGGAACAGATGGAGTAGCTAATACAAATTCTTTCAATAATCCCTTTAGAACGATAAGATATATGGGGCCAATTTACCCTGTTTTTGATCATACAGAAAATGGAGATTATGTGCTGGATGATAATGGTGAAAGGGTATATTCAACTCTTCGAGGTTCGGGAGCGTCTAATGGTCGAAATATAGTATATGAAACATTAAATAATACAGATGTTAAAAAGGGATTAGCTCTTTCAGGAAGAACTTTTTTTGAAATAAGTTTTTTAAAGGATTTCAAATTCACAACTAATGCTTCTATTGATAAGACTTATTCTAATAGAACTTATTCATACAATACTCTTATAGGCGATGGATCTCCTACAGGATTAATGAGTAAAGAGGATAGGATATTTACGGGGGTTACCTATAACCAATTATTAAATTATTCAAAAAAAATAGGGAATCATTCTGTTACTGCATTGCTAGGTCACGAAAGTTTTGATTATGAAAGAAATTGGACTGCAGGTGTAAAGACAGGACAGGTTGCGCCGGATAATATAGAATTTATCAATTATGCAACGGTTACTACTTTAGAATCTATCACAAGAAATTATTCAACTGAGTCTTATTTTTCAAGAGTTGGATATGATTATATGGATAAATATATTTTTTCGGCATCGTTACGCAGAGATTCATCGTCAAAATTTGCGAAAGATAACCAGTGGGGTAATTTTTGGTCTTTTAGTGGCGCTTGGATCGTTTCTAAAGAAAATTTTCTTAGTGATGTTTCATGGGTAAATGATTTGAAACTTAGGGCATCAATGGGGCAGGTTGGGAATGATTCGCATATAGCTTCAGATAGAGACGAGGATGGTACAATAACGAATGGTTTAAATTATTATATAGGTCAATCTACTTATAAATTAGGTAACGATAACGGTGGTGAAGGCGGTGTCATAATATATGGTTCAGCAGCGACAGATTTAAAATGGGAGGTTAACACTCAAAAAGATGTTGCAGTTGAGTTTGGCTTGTTTAAGAATAGACTTAAGGGAAGTATTGAGTATTATAATCGAAATACTGATGGACTTATTTTTGATGTGCCCAATGCATTATCCTCAGGTTTAGATTATAGAGTTGAAAATATTGGATCAATGGTAAATAAAGGTTTTGAGATTACTTTAGATGGTGTAATCCTTAAAACAAATGATTTTTCATGGAGTTTAAATGTAAATGCCTCAACGATTAGTAATAAAATTACAAAGTTGCCACAGAAAGAAATTATCGATGGGACTAAGAAATTAACAGTGGGCAGTTCGATTTACGATTATTGGTTAAGAGATTGGTATGGTGTAGATCCAGCTGATGGATATGCACTTTATGTCGCAGATCCAAATTTAATTGTTGCAGGAGATAGTACTCAAAGAGTTGTAAATGGAGTAAATGTAACAACAGATCAAAACAAAGCACTTTATCATTATGCAGGTTCTGCAATACCGGATTTATTTGGGTCTTTTGGAAATACATTTAAATATTAA
- a CDS encoding putative porin → MRIFIFLYLLVVPTLLFSQEKTVPKNGLDMNTKYSSITDTVKKKKSLVATIDQYKIITLEHDTTYVDTSLTLKSAYRQNHLRKDTFGLLPFSNIGQTYNTLQYNLTSFSPYPEIGFKGKHFNYMEASDIKYYSAATPLTELFFNTTINKGQNVDSFITLNTSKNLNFSIAYKGLRSEGDYINQLVSAGNFRFTTSYATTSRRYALNAHFVSQDISNEENGGITTPTDFESDNKDYKNRQRLQVYLTDAKSFLKGRRLFFDHAFRINPTNGSNNLYVTHQFNYEYKFFEYNQPTVISTVDNGPVERFGESYTTSNINDQTRFEKLYNKVGVAYENSLLGKFNFFVDDYRSNFKYDRIIVFNDGRIIPDNLYQQINNFGGQYEYQKNKWNGRFLYSRSITNVSLSDLDAKLRYNLNEKIQFDFRYRNVNKLPNNNYNLYQSSYVKYNWSNNFKNEKINSLSANVYTPWLNAEVEYSVLNDHLYFKDDSSPTEIAAQTQIIKPAQYGNAINYLTIKASREFKFGPFGFDNTLLYQKVDQSNLILNVPDFVTRNTFYYSGYFFKKALFMQTGVVFNYFTKYYGNDYNPVVGEFFIQENKKIGGYPLFDLFVNARIRQTRFYLKAEHINSIFSKSDYYSAPNNPYRDFVIRFGLVWNFFQ, encoded by the coding sequence ATGAGAATATTCATTTTTCTATATCTATTAGTTGTACCAACATTATTGTTTTCTCAAGAAAAAACCGTTCCTAAAAATGGTTTAGACATGAACACAAAATATTCAAGTATAACAGATACTGTAAAGAAGAAAAAATCATTAGTTGCAACTATTGATCAATACAAAATTATTACACTGGAACATGATACAACGTACGTAGACACCTCATTAACATTGAAAAGTGCCTATAGACAAAATCATCTTCGAAAAGATACTTTTGGACTATTACCTTTTTCGAATATCGGACAAACGTATAATACATTACAATATAATTTAACTAGTTTTTCGCCATATCCTGAAATTGGTTTCAAAGGGAAACACTTTAATTATATGGAAGCCAGCGATATCAAATATTATTCGGCTGCAACTCCATTAACTGAATTATTTTTTAATACAACAATAAATAAAGGACAAAACGTAGATTCATTTATTACATTAAATACGTCCAAAAATCTTAACTTTTCTATTGCCTATAAGGGTTTACGTTCAGAGGGAGATTATATAAACCAATTGGTAAGTGCCGGAAATTTTAGATTTACGACTAGTTATGCAACAACGAGCAGAAGATATGCTTTAAACGCTCACTTTGTTTCTCAGGATATTTCTAATGAAGAAAATGGCGGAATAACAACACCTACAGATTTTGAAAGTGATAATAAAGATTATAAAAATCGTCAGCGTTTACAGGTTTATCTAACAGATGCAAAGTCATTTCTAAAAGGAAGACGATTGTTTTTTGATCATGCTTTTAGAATAAATCCAACAAATGGGAGTAATAATTTATACGTAACACATCAATTTAATTACGAATATAAATTCTTCGAATACAATCAGCCAACGGTAATTTCGACAGTAGATAATGGACCGGTTGAACGTTTTGGAGAATCTTACACAACAAGTAATATTAACGATCAGACGCGTTTTGAAAAATTGTATAATAAAGTGGGAGTTGCATATGAAAACTCTCTTTTAGGGAAATTCAACTTTTTTGTAGACGATTACAGATCAAATTTTAAGTATGACAGGATTATAGTTTTTAATGACGGAAGAATTATTCCGGATAATTTATACCAACAGATAAATAATTTTGGAGGACAATATGAATATCAGAAAAACAAATGGAATGGCCGTTTTTTATATTCTAGATCAATCACAAATGTGTCGCTTTCTGATTTAGACGCTAAGTTGAGGTATAATCTTAATGAGAAAATACAATTTGATTTTAGATATAGAAATGTCAATAAATTACCAAATAACAATTATAATTTGTATCAAAGTAGTTACGTAAAGTACAATTGGTCAAATAATTTTAAGAACGAAAAAATCAATTCGCTTAGTGCAAATGTTTATACACCGTGGTTAAATGCTGAGGTTGAATATTCTGTTTTAAATGATCACTTGTATTTTAAAGATGATTCATCACCAACGGAAATTGCAGCTCAAACACAAATTATAAAACCGGCTCAATACGGAAATGCTATTAATTATTTGACTATAAAAGCTAGCAGAGAGTTCAAATTTGGACCTTTTGGTTTTGATAATACACTTTTATACCAAAAAGTAGATCAATCTAATTTGATTTTAAATGTACCTGATTTTGTAACCAGAAATACATTTTATTACTCAGGGTATTTCTTTAAGAAAGCCTTGTTCATGCAAACCGGAGTTGTATTTAATTATTTTACCAAATATTATGGTAATGATTATAATCCGGTGGTTGGAGAATTTTTTATTCAGGAAAATAAAAAGATTGGTGGTTATCCATTATTTGATTTATTCGTAAATGCAAGAATTCGTCAGACTCGTTTTTATTTAAAAGCAGAACATATAAATTCTATTTTTTCTAAAAGCGATTATTATTCAGCACCTAATAACCCTTATCGTGATTTTGTTATCCGATTTGGTTTAGTTTGGAATTTCTTCCAATAA